Part of the Bradysia coprophila strain Holo2 unplaced genomic scaffold, BU_Bcop_v1 contig_474, whole genome shotgun sequence genome is shown below.
GTTTATGACAGttctattaaatttcaaaatttagcTCATTGATTTCTTGCGCTTGAACTCGCTACTAATTTGATGCTTTTCTAGAGTGATGTTGTTGAGTTGATTGATTTGCGCGTCCACATTGCGTGTCGTTTAGTATTTTTGGTCAATTCAAGTTTCAATATTTCGACTTTCACGTCGAGAATGTCGGTGttcgttttaaaatattgttgtttcaCAGCAGTAATGGCTTCTGAAagtttctcaatttttttttacttttccgtTATAATCTGAGACAGTTTCTCCACTTTTTGGATGACCGCATCCAGCCTGACATTGACTTCATTGTTTATTGTACTGTACTGTCAGAAAAGTTTCAGGAATGCTTCTACTTCCAAGAAATATCGGCGCtatcaaataaataataagaCATTATAACAGTACCCTTCTTGAAATGACAATGTTGGTGAAAAAAGTGATCAGACGGATGAGActtcgatgtttttttttgagtatttccctacgaaaagatttttcttaGTTGCCACTAGCAATTCGTTACTCATTACTTATCATTACAAATATAATTCCATTATCATCCTTACACAAAACTGTCATAAAATGGgttagaaataaaaatcacCGTTCCTCAGTAAACACACTATATACCATATTCAGAACCACCCTGTAACTTTATAGCATTTGAAACACGCTATATTCATAGAGAATTTTCCGGGCTAAAATAATGAGGAACATTATAAtgatcaaaaaatattatttctacCTGAAAAGTGTAAAAAACAGTGAAAATATTGGTGTTTAAAATTATCGTCTGACTTTGACCGCATTTTTTGTCCACCCTgtgaaatctaaaaatctgaaaaaaattccTAGATGTTGCAAATTCAATTCTCTGTCGATTCCATTATTATCTTTTGCTCTAATTTAGTTTGAAGTAGACCAAAATGGTCAAACACTGAAGCACTGCACTACAAACGTCCCCCTCTTTTCTCGAAAACTGACAGGATTTCAGCCTGGCACCCGAACTTTTCGTAATCTGGGTATCAAGAGCTTCACCCAAGACATCCCTTCACCTTTCATGGACACGGGATGTTCTATGGCTGCTGCATTATGAGTGAGTGCTAATTCAGTTGTTGGCGCATAGTCAGTCATACATAAATAGAAGAATTATGCGTAATAGTATAACATGGAAGTCGAAACTCTGTATTGTCATCGAAAAAATTGGCCGATATAAGCTCGCCTCCATGTTCGATGTGTTGGAATATGCACTTGATATAATTCTATCTAGTGATATAGTCAAGTAGTCTAAATGAATCGTAAGGACGTAGTTGCGTTAGttaagagaaaaatgtttttagtcaCTTCTCACTTTAGTCAATACCGAAAGGTATGAACGTGTTTTATTGGAGGTCCGGATAAAAGCTCTATCCGAAATATCATGTAGCCATTCCACAACTTCGAACACGATGATCttaaattaaacgaaatcaaattaaaacgagccgaaaagattttttttcttaattcaaaTATCAACATTTCTCCTTATACCTACGGCACTGACTCCAATTAtgtaatttccattttttcgttttttctatCAATTGCTTTCATCATCGACTTCAATCGAACGATTCGTTGCTGTTGCCGGCGATTCTGTTGTGTCAATGTTCTGGTCTGCTTACGTTGCTCCATTACTTTTTTTCTTAAGACAGCCAAATATTTCTGTGCCGTTTCATCTTCCAGTTCTTCGTCGGCACCAACATCACCTGGATAGCTGAGTCTTTTGACTTTCTTCGCACCATACACACCACCATTGTTTCCGCTGTGGCTTTCCTGGTTATGAAACATTTGGTTTGATTGAGATGGCACCGGGTTGCTTTTCAATTGCTTAGATGTGGGATCAATTGACACCTGAAACGCTGACGCTACATGTGctacaaaaccaacaaaaaattaatttggtgcGTCTGGTGACCATGTAAAAGGAGCATGACTTACAGATCTCAATCGCCTGACTATTGTCGAAAAATCCGTCCTCTTGCGGTTGTGTTATCCTGTTCATATGACCGCATTCTTCACACTTGTACATTCGTGTCGTATCCGAAGTATACTCTGTCTTATATTCCACCTGTTGACGTAGCGAAGAGTCGCTGGATACCGTTTCACTGAAGGCaataaatcggaaattaaTTCGGCGAACTTGACAGTATTTCGGTTTATACTCACCAATAAACGCTACTTTCATTCGTGTCGCACAGATCCTGATCGAACGGTTCAGATTTTACGATCGTTATCGAGTCCAATGATGAATTATTACTTGAATTATCGAATCTGAAATATTTCGATGAAACAAATCTGAATTTTACGTTATGTTATGTGTGTTATATTGGCAGCGGGCCTGCTACTCATTTCTTCTACCCGATTTGACAACAATTGAAACAGTGGGTACGAATCCGGGTCATCACAGAACGGAATGAGCATGAACGAAATCATTGGTACAGTTTTCAGAGATCTGGGagtatagagtgttatgatgaaagagaaagaaatatgttggcaagtaccccaagacaaCTTATAATAGAAtttggtcttcggtcctctcgctctcaacgtaacatgttgaaagagaaagcaatattttgacatgtaccccaaggcaagttataattaactagtTTTCGGTTCTCTAGCTCTGACCGTAACAGTCTATTAGAGTCAAATCCAATGATTTTAGTCGCTTCGGATGAAAAATCAACAGATCTGATGATTAAAGcgataaacaaataattttctgaatttgaaCCTCGGGAACTATCGAACTAGGAGACGAAAAGACATTATGTGTAATCGAATCAAGTGATAGTTTACATGAGATCTTGCATTATCGACTTGCTTTGTTATTGATTTCGAGACGCCCGTTTCAGGGTTATCCGAGACCGGTTTTTTACGAAAACCACGAAATCATCAACTTACTTTGCCATGACGATACACAATGATTACACAAAgataaatacaaatatttaGCAACTGATTTGCGGATTAAAAAAGACGAATCACAAAACcaaattatgttaaaaatgaCAACGacaatgtttttgtttatacaACCCGAGTTCATACCATCGGAAATGTCAAAAACATGTGGGAAAAAAGCGCCCggcaattttcattttggtaAGGTTGGTAAACGTGGAAAAGAATGGAAATGTAGGAAAACTGTTTATCGACGATATGTAACGGATTGATTTTGAAGAGTGTGCAAAAATCTTATAGTGCAGTTGATCAGGACCATTTATAAGAGAACGTTTACACTCGTATAAAAGCTGGGCTACCTCtctaaaagtttatttttctcattgcAAACCAGGTAAAATTATCATTAAGGAATCTACTGATAATTTTACCTACTTTACAATGAGAAAAGTTAACTTTTAGAGAGGTAGCCCAGCTTTTATACGAGTGTAAATGTTCTCGTATAAATGGTCCTTATCAACTACACTATTACGGCTCTTTTTccaatgacaagctctgggtaataatGATCacttagtaaaatgaatgttaaggaaaatgaagtacaagatttgaaatcaacagattaaaaatattttgatcgatcgaagtaatagacccgataataaagCTGGTTATATATGCTTACCGCATGTAACATGTTAATCTCCAATGTTTTGGAATTAAATACGTAAGCTCTTTCAGGTAGAGACAGTGAGCTGTAAACATTTACTTGCAAATGCAAGCCGCTAGtgcataaaatgaaaatctgttgtatgagattttgatttgattacaTCTCAGCGTCCACGTACAAACCATTTAGGCCAATAGCTAGgcatgttcgataattcaATCGATTGATAAACTATCGATTATTTCCCTAGAATCGATTATCGACATTTTCAGGAAaccaatatcaatcgaatgctttattgataatcgataaatatcgactgataatcagTAAATATCGAATGATCATCagtaaatatcgactgataattcgATTATCAGTggattgatttattgattatcAAGTCcgatattttttatcgattatcgataaaacattcgattgatatcgattatttggaaattttatcatccaaacaaaacatttttatattttatttaataattaatttttaattcagtaAAGTATcgtgaaaaattaagaaaataagcGAAGTCAGAAACCTTCTTCAACATGCGTGCATAGCGCGCCATCTTTTTATTCAGTCGAAATTGCGGAAAATTTACTTGTGAAAGAATCGGGATATTTAGCAAAGAAGTAAACAAAATGTCCTTCTTCATTTGGCAAATGACCCTTCTCCATCGGGTTGTACATGTTATGAATAGAAAATcagctttataaaaaaaactaaaaacattttggttaTACCctagaatgatttttttgctcataataatgctctaaatcgaaataaaatcgttgtttggaactcaaattgatattttttagTAACATGCCTACCAATAGCGCTCCGTAtttacgaataaaattatCTAGCTCACTGTCTCTACCTGAAGAAAAGGAGTACGCTTTTTCGATTTAAGTCAAAACATTTGAGATCAattgcaattaaaaaaaattgttcaaagttttcaattttctgcaAGTGAGATTacgttcattcatttgttgaacTCGATAGATtctgttaaatttaaatgaaaaatgagttCGTCTTAAGGTGAAATAAGCGGAATCGATGTTTTTCACAACTACTGTAAGTAAGACTAAATACAAACATCATTCTTGCCTATGCAACATATTACCAACATTTCTGGATGGTAGAAGGAAAATCAGAGAATTGCCGGAATTCCgggaaaattgatattttcgatTCAGTCCAAACCGAACCTATTATTTTGGTTCGTTTCAAACCGGTTTTTCGGAGAATCGGCTCATTCATCTCTGAGAAAAATTCTCTTCCCCTTGCTCAGTTTTTGTCCTAATGAAGACATTGTTGACTTGCAGGAAACTGTTGTTTCGAAACTGACAACCAgctcaaattttcgatcactAAAATACGATCAACAAATTGGCGTATTTCAGGCTCA
Proteins encoded:
- the LOC119082521 gene encoding uncharacterized protein LOC119082521, translated to MAKFDNSSNNSSLDSITIVKSEPFDQDLCDTNESSVYCETVSSDSSLRQQVEYKTEYTSDTTRMYKCEECGHMNRITQPQEDGFFDNSQAIEISHVASAFQVSIDPTSKQLKSNPVPSQSNQMFHNQESHSGNNGGVYGAKKVKRLSYPGDVGADEELEDETAQKYLAVLRKKVMEQRKQTRTLTQQNRRQQQRIVRLKSMMKAIDRKNEKMEIT